From the Sphingomonas phyllosphaerae 5.2 genome, one window contains:
- a CDS encoding ATP-binding protein, translating into MTVAKRPRPPSRWRFVLVAAVTPLVLAVLVGWTGAEYTRSVAAQEAAARSVLRERSQMLLLSAVKDAETAQRGFLLTGDPAFLGPYAPARATTTRLRALPGVASPLAARLIDIKFAELDRTIALYRAGDIAAARREVASGRGKRIMDQLRDAVADDSVTERARSSERSAAFAHYRDEFYWLLTVTGAVSSMALLAIMIALWRSRWERYEAARVAHDVAERNAAILASTTDTLLIVNPSGSVEMVNDAGCALLGYTAAELEHRDLSTVLRLGEGSGDFHARIGLRDGRLVRSFLPDQAVRRRDGSAVIVDVSIGVMRVRDGDHLVLSLRDASERARIERAKDELISTVSHELRTPLTSVVGSLALLRAGVRSDWTPQAQRLIDIADNNARRLIRLINDMLDIDRIESGQLTMARDTLDVRAVVAQAALDAEGLARSRDVRLRNVPANTPVMALGDGGRLLQVVTNLLSNAIHASPGGANVTLSTYAAASRAVVSVADRGPGVPAALRQRLFRRFQSQRQDGTGLGLAISREIVRRLDGSIWFEDRAGGGTQFLFDLPLIQPPGVVAAIDGALPVVLHLDDDPDLRETVAVALAGVATILPAASLSAARAALRGGAPSLALLDMQVVDGHGPELIPELVDGDGRALPIVILSGQDVPAVLAARAAVVLTKGRHGMADVVETVRRLLAAREEEV; encoded by the coding sequence GTGACCGTCGCGAAGCGCCCCCGGCCGCCGTCGCGGTGGCGCTTCGTTCTGGTGGCCGCGGTCACTCCCCTGGTGCTGGCGGTGCTGGTCGGCTGGACCGGCGCCGAATATACCCGTTCGGTCGCGGCGCAGGAGGCGGCGGCGCGCTCCGTGCTGCGGGAGCGTTCGCAGATGCTGTTGCTGTCGGCCGTGAAGGATGCGGAGACCGCGCAACGCGGCTTTCTCCTGACCGGCGATCCCGCCTTCCTCGGTCCCTATGCGCCGGCACGGGCGACGACGACGCGGCTGCGTGCCTTGCCCGGTGTCGCGTCGCCGCTCGCAGCGCGTTTGATCGACATCAAGTTCGCGGAACTGGACCGGACGATCGCGCTCTACCGTGCCGGCGACATCGCGGCGGCGCGGCGGGAAGTGGCGTCAGGGCGCGGCAAGCGGATCATGGACCAGCTGCGCGACGCGGTCGCGGACGACAGCGTGACGGAGCGGGCGCGTAGCTCCGAACGCTCCGCCGCCTTCGCGCATTATCGTGACGAATTCTATTGGCTGCTGACCGTGACCGGTGCGGTGTCGAGCATGGCGCTGCTGGCGATCATGATCGCACTCTGGCGTTCGCGCTGGGAGCGTTACGAGGCCGCACGCGTCGCGCACGACGTCGCGGAACGCAACGCCGCGATCCTGGCGAGCACCACCGACACGCTGCTTATCGTCAACCCGAGTGGCTCGGTAGAGATGGTCAACGACGCGGGTTGCGCGCTGCTCGGCTATACGGCGGCGGAACTGGAGCATCGCGATCTTTCGACGGTGCTGCGGCTGGGGGAGGGTAGCGGCGACTTCCACGCGCGGATCGGGCTGCGCGACGGACGGCTGGTGCGCAGCTTCCTGCCCGATCAGGCGGTACGACGCCGCGACGGCAGCGCGGTGATCGTCGATGTATCGATCGGGGTGATGCGCGTTCGCGATGGCGACCATCTGGTGCTGTCGCTGCGCGATGCGTCGGAGCGTGCGCGGATCGAGCGCGCGAAGGACGAACTGATCTCGACCGTCAGCCACGAACTGCGCACTCCGCTGACCTCGGTGGTCGGATCGCTGGCATTGCTGCGCGCGGGCGTGCGCAGCGACTGGACCCCGCAGGCGCAGCGGCTGATCGACATCGCCGACAATAATGCGCGGCGGCTGATCCGGCTGATCAACGACATGCTCGACATCGACCGGATCGAATCCGGGCAACTGACGATGGCGCGCGACACGCTCGACGTGCGCGCGGTGGTGGCGCAGGCGGCGCTGGATGCGGAGGGGCTGGCGCGTAGCCGCGACGTCCGGCTGCGCAACGTGCCGGCGAACACCCCGGTCATGGCGCTGGGCGATGGCGGGCGATTGTTGCAGGTGGTCACCAACCTGCTGTCGAACGCGATCCATGCGTCGCCGGGTGGCGCGAACGTGACCCTGTCGACGTATGCCGCGGCGAGCCGCGCGGTCGTGAGCGTGGCCGATCGCGGGCCGGGTGTGCCGGCCGCGCTGCGCCAGCGGCTGTTCCGTCGCTTCCAGTCGCAGCGGCAGGATGGCACCGGGCTGGGCCTTGCCATCTCGCGGGAGATCGTGCGGCGGCTTGACGGATCGATCTGGTTTGAGGATCGTGCCGGCGGCGGCACGCAATTTCTGTTCGACCTGCCGCTGATCCAGCCGCCGGGCGTCGTCGCGGCAATCGACGGGGCGCTGCCGGTCGTGCTCCACCTCGACGACGATCCCGACCTGCGCGAGACGGTCGCCGTCGCGCTGGCGGGCGTCGCGACGATCCTGCCCGCCGCCAGCCTGAGCGCAGCGCGTGCGGCGCTGCGCGGCGGCGCACCGTCGCTCGCGCTGCTCGACATGCAGGTCGTCGACGGCCACGGGCCGGAACTGATCCCCGAACTGGTCGATGGCGACGGCCGCGCGCTGCCGATCGTGATCCTGTCGGGGCAGGACGTGCCGGCCGTGCTGGCGGCGCGCGCGGCGGTGGTGCTCACCAAGGGACGCCACGGCATGGCAGACGTGGTCGAGACGGTCAGGCGGTTGCTGGCGGCGCGCGAGGAGGAAGTATGA
- a CDS encoding SGNH/GDSL hydrolase family protein has translation MRSPLILAPLILAPLLFAAGAAGAQTRVPGDPYADDPSGIVAQPCPAHPKPADGAAWQMWNLHMLTRDHGQLCRYAAANAQVQRPVRVVFMGDSITDNWIGADPSLFTDGLVDRGISGQTTSQMLLRFRQDVIALRPRAVHIMAGTNDIAGNTGAATMATVQGHIQTMAELARAHGIRVILASIPPAGAFPWNPEKRPVPQIAAMNAWLREYARANGFTYVDYHRAMATEQGAMKPGLATDGVHPTPEGYAVMRPLALAAIERALRSR, from the coding sequence ATGCGCAGCCCTTTGATCCTCGCTCCCCTGATCCTTGCCCCGCTGCTGTTCGCTGCGGGAGCCGCCGGCGCACAGACGCGCGTGCCCGGCGATCCCTATGCCGACGATCCGTCCGGGATCGTTGCCCAGCCCTGCCCCGCCCATCCCAAGCCGGCCGATGGCGCGGCCTGGCAGATGTGGAACCTGCACATGCTGACCCGCGACCATGGCCAGCTATGCCGCTACGCAGCAGCGAATGCGCAGGTGCAGCGGCCCGTGCGCGTCGTCTTCATGGGCGATTCCATCACCGACAACTGGATCGGTGCGGATCCGTCGCTGTTCACCGACGGGCTGGTCGATCGCGGGATCAGCGGGCAGACCACGTCGCAGATGTTGCTGCGTTTCCGTCAGGACGTGATCGCGCTCCGCCCCCGCGCCGTTCACATCATGGCCGGGACCAACGATATCGCGGGCAATACCGGCGCGGCCACGATGGCGACCGTGCAAGGGCACATCCAGACCATGGCGGAACTCGCCCGCGCGCACGGGATCAGGGTCATCCTAGCCTCGATCCCGCCCGCCGGCGCGTTTCCGTGGAACCCGGAGAAGCGCCCCGTGCCGCAGATCGCTGCGATGAACGCGTGGCTACGCGAATATGCGCGCGCCAACGGCTTCACCTACGTCGATTATCACCGTGCGATGGCGACGGAACAGGGCGCGATGAAGCCGGGTCTCGCCACCGACGGCGTGCATCCGACGCCGGAAGGCTATGCCGTGATGCGTCCACTCGCACTTGCCGCGATCGAGCGCGCCTTGCGCAGCCGCTGA
- a CDS encoding putative bifunctional diguanylate cyclase/phosphodiesterase, protein MQMGTQSSVERAGKPTAERYEQMLASSATAAICAGADNLILSWNTAAEQLFGYSAEEAIGKPLSIIIPDRLRAAHDAGLARAVQSGRARLAGHSVDILALHANGSEIPVDLSLSMWFEDRTPMFGALLRDFADRHSARARLQHLANCDTLTSLPNRNALHELLGTELDRAPCSLMLLDLDGFKHVNDSLGHSVGDQLLTAVGARLTALIGAPDFVARLGGDEFAVFLSDCADPSRLDDLAQGILRALHPPFDLAGQSVYIGTSIGIAMAPKDASGVEQLLSCADLALYSAKSSGGGARSFFARDMQSRSEARHRLGSELRAALANGEFELWYQPQVRLHDKALAGVEALLRWRHPHHDLLAPHAFIDVLEESAIAEEVGDWIIEQACATAAEWEREGLGTLRVGINLFAAQLRSGRLFDVVTTALQRHAMAPDRLEIEITETTVLRHSRQSTKALRRLKAIGVGIAFDDFGTGFASLSLLQKYPLTRLKIDRSFIQRIDRKAGDAAIVGAVVSMAKTFELQVIAEGVETAEQEGAVLRLGCDEAQGFRYGRPMPANEIGKIFQLNP, encoded by the coding sequence ATGCAGATGGGAACACAGAGCTCGGTCGAGCGCGCGGGCAAGCCGACGGCGGAGCGGTACGAGCAGATGCTCGCCAGCTCCGCGACCGCTGCGATCTGCGCGGGCGCGGACAACCTGATCCTCTCCTGGAATACAGCAGCCGAACAGCTTTTCGGGTACAGCGCAGAAGAGGCGATCGGCAAACCGCTCTCGATCATCATCCCGGACAGGTTGCGCGCGGCGCACGACGCCGGGCTTGCCCGTGCGGTTCAATCGGGTCGCGCGCGCCTGGCGGGTCATTCGGTCGACATCCTCGCGCTTCATGCAAACGGCAGTGAGATCCCCGTCGATCTGTCGCTGTCGATGTGGTTCGAGGACCGTACGCCCATGTTCGGCGCGCTTCTGCGTGACTTCGCCGATCGGCATTCGGCGCGCGCCCGTCTTCAGCACCTCGCGAATTGCGACACACTCACGTCGCTGCCGAACCGTAATGCTCTGCACGAGTTGCTCGGCACGGAGTTAGACCGCGCGCCCTGCTCATTGATGCTGCTCGACTTGGACGGCTTCAAGCATGTCAACGACAGTCTCGGGCATTCGGTCGGCGATCAACTTCTCACCGCCGTCGGTGCGCGGCTAACCGCGTTGATCGGCGCCCCGGACTTCGTTGCGCGGCTCGGCGGCGACGAATTTGCCGTCTTCCTGTCGGATTGCGCTGACCCGTCGCGGCTGGATGATCTTGCACAAGGCATCCTCCGGGCCTTGCATCCGCCGTTCGATCTTGCGGGGCAATCGGTGTACATCGGAACCAGCATCGGCATCGCCATGGCGCCGAAGGACGCCTCGGGTGTGGAGCAACTGCTCTCCTGCGCTGACCTGGCGCTATACAGCGCGAAAAGCAGCGGCGGCGGCGCCCGTTCGTTCTTTGCGCGCGACATGCAAAGCAGGTCGGAGGCGAGGCATCGTCTTGGCTCCGAGCTGCGCGCGGCGCTTGCGAACGGTGAATTCGAATTATGGTACCAGCCGCAAGTGCGTCTCCACGACAAGGCACTTGCAGGCGTCGAGGCACTGCTTCGCTGGCGACATCCGCATCACGACCTGCTCGCTCCGCACGCTTTCATCGATGTGCTCGAGGAGAGCGCCATCGCGGAGGAGGTCGGAGATTGGATAATCGAACAGGCGTGCGCCACTGCAGCCGAATGGGAACGGGAAGGCCTGGGAACATTGCGGGTCGGCATCAACCTTTTCGCTGCCCAGTTGCGGTCCGGTCGGCTCTTCGACGTCGTGACCACCGCCCTGCAAAGGCACGCCATGGCGCCGGACAGGCTCGAAATCGAGATTACCGAAACCACTGTCCTGCGACATAGCCGACAATCCACGAAGGCTCTGAGGAGGCTGAAGGCCATCGGCGTCGGCATTGCATTCGACGATTTCGGAACCGGATTCGCTTCCTTGAGCCTTCTCCAGAAATATCCGCTCACCCGGCTGAAGATCGATCGCAGCTTTATTCAACGCATCGATCGTAAAGCCGGTGACGCAGCAATCGTCGGCGCGGTCGTCAGTATGGCGAAGACCTTCGAACTACAGGTCATCGCGGAGGGGGTGGAAACCGCCGAGCAGGAAGGTGCCGTGCTCCGCCTGGGTTGCGACGAGGCACAAGGGTTCCGTTATGGCCGACCCATGCCGGCAAACGAGATCGGGAAGATATTCCAGCTCAACCCGTAA
- a CDS encoding TonB-dependent receptor, translated as MLNTIATRHPRRRWHAGASAIALLLGSAVPAWAQTPADDAPQSGTVSPSGDQRTTDDQSDGGNAGAEEIVVTGTRASLSSAQAIKRNADQIVDSIVAEDIGKLPDRNVAEALQRITGVQIQRSFGEGSSVAIRGLSQVRTEINGRDIFTANNGRTLSLEDVPSELLAGIDVYKNPSANLIEGGIGGLINLRTRKPFDFDGFRLSASGSSNYYDLYDTTKPQANLLVSDRWNTGIGEIGVMVDLAYQQTAFRQDQVSSQPMFLLQDGLNADGTPVNASDRQVATGLNRLGTPTYLAHGVGIGQYLGDRRRLGVDAAVQWRPTDTVEVTAEYIRSDYKFRYGDYSFFAYTGLNPIIPDYTQPFTYDSEGNFRSGTFVDVPVNANTSLESRRSVTSDYSLNVKWRPSDNATITADGQYIKGTTDGQRSIVILASTAERLYHSVAEDGPPTFFITPDGNAANGNGLITDPANYGSGVGYLDHIDRSVGDQYSARLDGEYKFDGSFLKSVAVGLRYTDRSATTDSSTYAYYGLNRPLAPGLLELRPFRGNLYRGFQGVPDGAIFFNRGVTLDYDRTRAALADYVDPSQRQALLDGVGYGPNDRNVQGETTYTAYGVARFGTTDFVLPFDGNLGVRVIKTQTSSAGFRGESPRVQTGVDTTTGLPIFGNGPVTFVPVEVDSSYTKVLPSLNLTFHLTDQVQLRLAGSKALTRPAFDQLNQNITINQNVPTNGIPTASSGNANLRPLTADQLDASLEYYFSRTGSLYAAAFYKKVDGFITNGVFDESYTFGNDTVTYQVSRPVNGDNGRIKGVEIGGNTFFDFLPGWLSGFGTQANFTYVDSEAPSPDAEDTSGARLSVPLEQLSKYSYNLVGIYDKGPLSARVAYNWRSKYVVTTRGNGSGNLPIFNDARGQLDASITYTIAPHFALTVDGTNLSNAENRTYYGVASRPQSAVLNDRRISVTARLTY; from the coding sequence ATGCTGAACACGATCGCAACGCGACATCCACGCCGTCGGTGGCACGCAGGGGCGTCTGCCATCGCATTGTTGCTCGGCAGTGCCGTGCCGGCCTGGGCGCAGACGCCCGCCGACGATGCACCGCAGAGCGGCACCGTTTCACCGAGCGGCGATCAGCGCACCACCGACGATCAGTCCGACGGCGGCAATGCCGGTGCGGAAGAGATCGTCGTCACCGGTACGCGCGCCAGCCTGTCCAGTGCGCAGGCCATCAAGCGCAACGCCGACCAGATCGTCGATTCGATCGTCGCAGAGGACATCGGCAAGCTGCCCGATCGCAACGTCGCCGAGGCGTTGCAGCGGATCACCGGCGTGCAGATCCAGCGCAGCTTCGGCGAAGGCAGTTCGGTGGCGATCCGCGGCTTGAGCCAGGTCCGTACCGAGATCAACGGCCGCGACATCTTCACGGCCAACAACGGTCGCACCCTCAGCCTGGAGGACGTCCCGTCCGAACTGCTGGCCGGGATCGACGTGTACAAGAACCCGTCGGCGAACCTGATCGAGGGCGGCATCGGCGGCCTGATCAACCTGCGCACCCGCAAGCCGTTCGACTTCGACGGGTTCCGCCTGTCGGCCAGCGGCAGCAGCAATTACTACGACCTGTACGATACCACCAAGCCGCAGGCGAACCTGCTGGTGTCGGATCGCTGGAACACCGGCATCGGCGAGATCGGCGTCATGGTCGACCTGGCGTATCAGCAAACCGCCTTCCGGCAGGACCAGGTTTCCAGCCAGCCGATGTTCCTGCTGCAGGACGGGCTGAACGCTGACGGAACGCCGGTCAATGCATCGGACCGGCAGGTCGCGACGGGGCTGAACCGGCTCGGCACGCCGACCTACCTGGCCCATGGCGTCGGGATCGGCCAGTATCTCGGTGATCGTCGCCGCCTGGGCGTCGATGCCGCGGTACAGTGGCGCCCGACCGACACGGTCGAGGTCACCGCCGAGTATATCCGCTCGGACTACAAGTTCCGGTACGGCGACTACAGCTTCTTCGCCTACACCGGGCTGAACCCGATCATCCCGGACTATACGCAGCCCTTCACCTATGACTCGGAAGGCAATTTCCGCAGCGGCACGTTCGTCGACGTGCCGGTCAACGCCAATACGAGCCTCGAAAGCCGTCGCTCGGTCACCAGCGACTATTCGCTGAACGTGAAGTGGCGCCCGTCGGATAACGCCACGATCACTGCCGACGGGCAGTATATCAAGGGCACCACCGACGGCCAGCGGTCGATCGTGATCCTGGCGTCGACCGCGGAGCGGCTTTATCATTCGGTCGCCGAAGATGGTCCGCCGACCTTCTTCATCACGCCCGACGGCAACGCCGCCAACGGCAACGGGCTGATCACCGATCCGGCCAATTACGGCAGCGGGGTAGGCTATCTCGACCATATCGACCGATCGGTGGGCGATCAGTACAGCGCCCGTCTGGACGGCGAGTACAAGTTCGACGGCAGCTTCCTGAAGTCGGTGGCGGTCGGTCTGCGCTACACCGATCGCTCGGCGACGACCGACAGCTCGACCTATGCCTATTACGGGCTGAACCGGCCGCTCGCGCCGGGCCTGCTCGAGCTGCGGCCGTTCCGCGGCAACCTGTATCGTGGGTTCCAGGGCGTGCCGGACGGCGCGATCTTCTTCAATCGCGGCGTGACGCTCGACTATGACCGGACGCGCGCGGCGCTTGCCGATTACGTCGACCCGTCACAGCGTCAGGCGCTGCTGGACGGCGTCGGCTATGGCCCCAACGACCGGAACGTGCAGGGCGAGACGACCTACACCGCGTACGGCGTGGCGCGTTTCGGCACGACCGACTTCGTGCTGCCCTTCGACGGTAATCTGGGCGTGCGCGTGATCAAGACCCAGACCAGCTCGGCCGGGTTCCGCGGTGAATCGCCGCGGGTCCAGACCGGGGTGGACACCACCACCGGCCTGCCGATCTTCGGCAACGGCCCGGTCACGTTCGTGCCGGTCGAGGTCGACTCCTCGTACACCAAGGTGCTGCCGAGCCTGAACCTGACGTTCCATCTGACGGATCAGGTGCAGCTGCGGCTGGCGGGGTCCAAGGCGCTGACCCGGCCGGCGTTCGACCAGCTGAACCAGAACATCACGATCAACCAGAACGTGCCCACCAACGGCATCCCGACCGCCTCGTCGGGCAACGCCAACCTGCGCCCGCTGACCGCCGACCAGCTCGACGCCAGCCTCGAATATTACTTCTCGCGCACCGGATCGCTGTACGCCGCCGCGTTCTACAAGAAGGTCGACGGTTTCATCACCAACGGCGTCTTCGATGAGAGCTACACGTTCGGCAACGACACCGTGACCTATCAGGTCAGCCGTCCGGTCAACGGCGACAATGGCCGGATCAAGGGCGTCGAGATCGGCGGCAATACGTTCTTCGACTTCCTGCCGGGATGGCTGTCGGGCTTCGGCACGCAGGCGAACTTCACTTACGTCGATAGCGAGGCCCCCTCGCCGGATGCGGAGGACACGTCGGGCGCCCGCCTGTCCGTGCCGCTGGAGCAGCTTTCCAAGTACAGCTACAACCTCGTCGGAATCTACGACAAGGGTCCGCTGTCGGCGCGTGTCGCGTACAACTGGCGGTCGAAATATGTCGTGACCACCCGCGGCAACGGTTCCGGCAACCTGCCGATCTTCAACGATGCACGCGGGCAGCTGGACGCGTCGATCACTTATACCATCGCCCCCCATTTCGCGCTCACGGTCGATGGGACCAACCTGAGCAATGCCGAGAACCGGACCTATTACGGCGTCGCCAGCCGTCCGCAGTCGGCGGTGCTCAACGACCGCCGGATCAGTGTGACGGCGCGGCTGACCTACTAA
- a CDS encoding response regulator has protein sequence MIGPLRLLFVDDDADIRMIVALTLARDPAIALDAVASADEALARMRVGTPPDAALLDVSMPDMDGPTLAAALHTIAPRLPVIFMTAHSRERELAVLRAAGAVGVIVKPFEPLKLVDQIRALL, from the coding sequence ATGATCGGGCCGCTGCGTCTGTTGTTCGTCGACGACGACGCGGACATCCGCATGATCGTCGCCCTGACGCTCGCGCGCGATCCCGCGATCGCGCTGGATGCGGTCGCCTCCGCAGACGAGGCGCTGGCGCGGATGCGCGTCGGCACGCCGCCCGACGCCGCATTGCTCGACGTGTCGATGCCCGACATGGACGGCCCGACACTGGCCGCCGCGCTGCACACGATCGCGCCGCGGCTGCCGGTGATCTTCATGACCGCGCACAGCCGCGAGCGCGAACTGGCGGTGCTTCGCGCGGCCGGCGCGGTCGGGGTGATCGTCAAGCCATTCGAGCCGCTGAAGCTGGTCGACCAGATCCGCGCGCTCCTCTAG
- a CDS encoding GDSL-type esterase/lipase family protein: MRSGSGGKLRPRRVRRVGLIACAAAILAFPTFSALAAPAAYQSSPTRRVVAERDWGPWLGPFRDKLVPSLMHDFGERYLYQAANRLLPPPRHDERRVVFIGDSITDRWNLAESFPGRPYVNRGVGSQVTAQMLLRFHQDVIALRPAVVVILAGVNDVQGFLQEETPEQIESNWEAMADLADAHGIKVVFGSLLPVNDYTPNARDVVRERNPATLRALNAWLHGFCARRGYRYADYHAALVDRRGLLDARYTDDGVHPLLVGYTRMAPIAARAIAAALATPLRHGRKH, encoded by the coding sequence ATGAGGAGCGGATCGGGTGGCAAGCTTCGTCCGCGGCGTGTGCGACGCGTCGGTTTGATCGCCTGCGCAGCGGCAATCCTGGCATTCCCCACGTTTTCCGCCCTCGCGGCGCCTGCGGCATATCAAAGCTCGCCGACCCGCCGCGTCGTCGCCGAGCGCGACTGGGGCCCGTGGCTCGGCCCCTTCCGTGACAAGTTGGTCCCCAGCCTGATGCACGATTTCGGGGAGCGCTACCTTTACCAAGCGGCCAATCGCCTGCTGCCGCCGCCGCGCCATGACGAACGGCGGGTGGTCTTTATCGGCGATTCCATCACCGATCGCTGGAACCTGGCCGAAAGCTTCCCCGGCCGCCCCTATGTCAACCGCGGCGTCGGCAGCCAGGTGACCGCGCAGATGCTGCTGCGCTTCCATCAGGACGTGATCGCCCTGCGTCCAGCGGTGGTGGTGATCCTTGCCGGCGTGAACGACGTGCAGGGATTTCTGCAGGAGGAAACGCCGGAGCAGATCGAGAGCAATTGGGAGGCGATGGCCGACCTCGCCGACGCGCACGGAATCAAGGTGGTGTTCGGGTCGCTGCTGCCGGTCAACGATTACACCCCCAACGCCCGCGACGTCGTCAGGGAGCGTAACCCGGCGACGCTGCGCGCACTGAACGCGTGGTTGCACGGCTTCTGCGCACGGCGCGGCTATCGCTATGCCGATTATCACGCCGCGCTGGTGGACAGGCGCGGCCTGCTCGACGCCCGCTACACCGATGACGGCGTCCACCCGCTCTTGGTCGGCTATACGCGCATGGCCCCCATCGCGGCGCGGGCGATCGCCGCCGCGCTGGCCACCCCGCTCCGACACGGAAGGAAGCATTGA
- a CDS encoding response regulator, which produces MIESSDRKQGGRALVADDHPLTREGLALAARAALPGVSIVAAGSISDAVAAAAHSTLRMILLDYHLPDARGFSGLLTLQMQAPTTPIVLVTASEEPRLVEAARAIGAAGYLFKSLPLDHLAERLRRVDAGERVFPPGNEHAPALDDLLARLAKLSPAQRAVLLALADGRSNKRIAHDLTVTEATIKAHLTAIFRKLGVSNRAEALLAARPLLDHDAP; this is translated from the coding sequence ATGATAGAGAGTAGTGATCGAAAGCAGGGCGGCCGCGCGCTGGTCGCCGACGATCATCCGCTGACCCGCGAGGGGCTGGCGCTGGCGGCGCGTGCGGCGCTTCCGGGCGTTTCGATCGTGGCCGCCGGATCGATCAGCGACGCCGTTGCGGCCGCCGCGCACAGTACGCTGCGGATGATCCTGCTCGATTATCACTTGCCCGACGCACGCGGTTTCTCCGGCCTGCTCACGCTTCAGATGCAGGCGCCCACAACGCCGATCGTACTCGTGACCGCCAGCGAGGAGCCGCGGCTGGTGGAGGCGGCGCGTGCGATCGGTGCGGCGGGATACCTGTTCAAGAGCCTGCCGCTCGATCACCTCGCCGAGCGGCTGCGGCGCGTCGACGCAGGAGAGCGGGTGTTCCCGCCTGGCAACGAGCACGCACCCGCGCTCGACGATCTGCTCGCGCGGCTCGCCAAATTATCCCCTGCGCAGCGTGCAGTGCTGCTCGCGCTTGCCGACGGCCGGTCGAACAAGCGGATCGCGCACGACCTGACCGTCACGGAGGCGACGATCAAGGCGCATCTGACCGCGATCTTCCGCAAACTAGGGGTGAGCAACCGTGCCGAGGCCTTGCTGGCGGCGCGGCCCTTGCTGGACCACGACGCGCCGTGA